Proteins found in one Cheilinus undulatus linkage group 9, ASM1832078v1, whole genome shotgun sequence genomic segment:
- the saal1 gene encoding protein saal1 isoform X3 — MVTEHSEVDSEGQMQLAADDEEDLCRVWDMAMDKDVAGFLQEFKATDILLGVIAKSRCPRLTEICVGILGNIACFPETCLTLSQNEDLGAVLLLLLGEPDPPTLLETSRLLLTCLSQKDVCSLWLQRIRQETSVLFNLCFIMFCSTNTDLLEKVGELVDKLFDLDEELMKSWITAKPSEEEEGANGDSRQDLASSLLEAAKQLRSQSLNGLEIYLHAFQLLTTTEEGIQTFAAPDGPGEVVWDFVCDVVCQDLCQSDDLSVVLQEQKSILIQAFAVLQALYRCRDQWHNRSDASIPLIGTVLRVLQYHSDTKNGDTSKEDTTDEQLQTLAEITAEFLADICAQIPKETVADLVKKGYLTEKTCLTAAGCLAHNYKTSFQHLQSTLSETDPRLADLVREQFPV; from the exons ATGGTCACTGaacattcagaggtggactctGAAGGTCAGATGCAGCTTGCTgctgatgatgaggaggatCTATGTAGAGTCTGGGATATGGCAATGGATAAG GATGTTGCAGGTTTTCTGCAGGAATTCAAAGCCACCGACATCCTTCTAGGTGTGATAGCTAAATCACGCTGTCCACGTCTCACA GAAATTTGTGTTGGAATACTTGGGAACATTGCCTGCTTTCCTGAAACTTGTCTGACTCTTAGCCAAAATGAAGACTTGGG TGCTGTGCTGTTGCTTCTTCTCGGTGAACCAGATCCTCCCACCCTTCTAGAAACAAGCAG ATTGCTGCTGACCTGTTTGTCTCAGAAAGATGTCTGTTCCCTGTGGCTTCAGCGAATACGACAGGAGACATCTGTGCTCTTCAACCTCTGTTTTATCATGTTCTGTTCCACCAACA CTGACCTGCTGGAGAAGGTTGGAGAGCTGGTTGACAAACTCTTTGACCTTGATGAAGAGCTGATGAAGAGTTGGATCACGGCTAAGCcaagtgaggaggaggagggagctAATGGTGACAGCCGTCAGGATCTGGCTTCATCCCTTCTTGAGGCAGCCAAGCAGCTGAG ATCACAGAGTCTGAATGGATTGGAGATTTATCTTCATGCCTTCCAACTCCTGACCACCACAGAGGAAGGCATTCAGACTTTTG CTGCCCCTGATGGACCTGGTGAAGTGGTGTGGGACTTTGTGTGTGACGTTGTATGTCAGGACCTCTGCCAGTCAGATGATCTCTCAGTTGTCTTGCAAGAGCAGAAGAGCATTTTGATTCAGGCGTTTGCTGTCCTGCAGGCACTTTACAGATGCCGGGATCAGTGGCATAACAGAAGTGATGCAA GCATTCCCCTTATTGGGACAGTTTTGCGGGTTCTTCAGTACCATAGTGATACTAAAAATGGTGACACCAGTAAAGAAGACACAACAGACGAACAGCTCCAAACTCTAGCAGAGATCACAGCTGAGTTTCTAGCCGACATCTGCGCTCAGATTCCCAAG gaaactGTGGCAGATTTGGTGAAGAAAGGTTATCTTACAGAGAAGACTTGTCTAACAGCAGCAGGCTGTTTAGCTCACAACTACAAGACTTCT TTTCAGCACCTGCAGTCCACGCTGTCAGAGACTGATCCCCGACTGGCAGACCTTGTGAGGGAACAGTTTCCTGTGTGA
- the saal1 gene encoding protein saal1 isoform X1, whose amino-acid sequence MAAFTLRSWPTKKKTAHDVTCSRMRIGILCENGDSVGETERSPSPSVKQSPETDRNPSPPRDKADREEDVDAIGDTIYSKNWLFSTLTRLVNMVTEHSEVDSEGQMQLAADDEEDLCRVWDMAMDKDVAGFLQEFKATDILLGVIAKSRCPRLTEICVGILGNIACFPETCLTLSQNEDLGAVLLLLLGEPDPPTLLETSRLLLTCLSQKDVCSLWLQRIRQETSVLFNLCFIMFCSTNTDLLEKVGELVDKLFDLDEELMKSWITAKPSEEEEGANGDSRQDLASSLLEAAKQLRSQSLNGLEIYLHAFQLLTTTEEGIQTFAAPDGPGEVVWDFVCDVVCQDLCQSDDLSVVLQEQKSILIQAFAVLQALYRCRDQWHNRSDASIPLIGTVLRVLQYHSDTKNGDTSKEDTTDEQLQTLAEITAEFLADICAQIPKETVADLVKKGYLTEKTCLTAAGCLAHNYKTSFQHLQSTLSETDPRLADLVREQFPV is encoded by the exons ATGGCAGCATTCACATTGAGATCGTGGCCAACCAAGAAGAAGACTGCGCACGACGTAACCTGTTCACGCATGCGCATAGGGATTCTTTGTGAAAATGGAG ACTCTGTGGGGGAAACCGAGAGATCCCCGTCTCCATCTGTAAAACAGTCTCCTGAAACGGACCGAAACCCGTCACCACCCCGAGACAAGGCTGATAGAGAGGAAGATGTTGACGCCATTGGAGACACCATTTACAGCAAAAACTGGCTTTTCAGCACTCTGACTCGTCTTGTCAAT ATGGTCACTGaacattcagaggtggactctGAAGGTCAGATGCAGCTTGCTgctgatgatgaggaggatCTATGTAGAGTCTGGGATATGGCAATGGATAAG GATGTTGCAGGTTTTCTGCAGGAATTCAAAGCCACCGACATCCTTCTAGGTGTGATAGCTAAATCACGCTGTCCACGTCTCACA GAAATTTGTGTTGGAATACTTGGGAACATTGCCTGCTTTCCTGAAACTTGTCTGACTCTTAGCCAAAATGAAGACTTGGG TGCTGTGCTGTTGCTTCTTCTCGGTGAACCAGATCCTCCCACCCTTCTAGAAACAAGCAG ATTGCTGCTGACCTGTTTGTCTCAGAAAGATGTCTGTTCCCTGTGGCTTCAGCGAATACGACAGGAGACATCTGTGCTCTTCAACCTCTGTTTTATCATGTTCTGTTCCACCAACA CTGACCTGCTGGAGAAGGTTGGAGAGCTGGTTGACAAACTCTTTGACCTTGATGAAGAGCTGATGAAGAGTTGGATCACGGCTAAGCcaagtgaggaggaggagggagctAATGGTGACAGCCGTCAGGATCTGGCTTCATCCCTTCTTGAGGCAGCCAAGCAGCTGAG ATCACAGAGTCTGAATGGATTGGAGATTTATCTTCATGCCTTCCAACTCCTGACCACCACAGAGGAAGGCATTCAGACTTTTG CTGCCCCTGATGGACCTGGTGAAGTGGTGTGGGACTTTGTGTGTGACGTTGTATGTCAGGACCTCTGCCAGTCAGATGATCTCTCAGTTGTCTTGCAAGAGCAGAAGAGCATTTTGATTCAGGCGTTTGCTGTCCTGCAGGCACTTTACAGATGCCGGGATCAGTGGCATAACAGAAGTGATGCAA GCATTCCCCTTATTGGGACAGTTTTGCGGGTTCTTCAGTACCATAGTGATACTAAAAATGGTGACACCAGTAAAGAAGACACAACAGACGAACAGCTCCAAACTCTAGCAGAGATCACAGCTGAGTTTCTAGCCGACATCTGCGCTCAGATTCCCAAG gaaactGTGGCAGATTTGGTGAAGAAAGGTTATCTTACAGAGAAGACTTGTCTAACAGCAGCAGGCTGTTTAGCTCACAACTACAAGACTTCT TTTCAGCACCTGCAGTCCACGCTGTCAGAGACTGATCCCCGACTGGCAGACCTTGTGAGGGAACAGTTTCCTGTGTGA
- the saal1 gene encoding protein saal1 isoform X2 translates to MDSVGETERSPSPSVKQSPETDRNPSPPRDKADREEDVDAIGDTIYSKNWLFSTLTRLVNMVTEHSEVDSEGQMQLAADDEEDLCRVWDMAMDKDVAGFLQEFKATDILLGVIAKSRCPRLTEICVGILGNIACFPETCLTLSQNEDLGAVLLLLLGEPDPPTLLETSRLLLTCLSQKDVCSLWLQRIRQETSVLFNLCFIMFCSTNTDLLEKVGELVDKLFDLDEELMKSWITAKPSEEEEGANGDSRQDLASSLLEAAKQLRSQSLNGLEIYLHAFQLLTTTEEGIQTFAAPDGPGEVVWDFVCDVVCQDLCQSDDLSVVLQEQKSILIQAFAVLQALYRCRDQWHNRSDASIPLIGTVLRVLQYHSDTKNGDTSKEDTTDEQLQTLAEITAEFLADICAQIPKETVADLVKKGYLTEKTCLTAAGCLAHNYKTSFQHLQSTLSETDPRLADLVREQFPV, encoded by the exons ATGG ACTCTGTGGGGGAAACCGAGAGATCCCCGTCTCCATCTGTAAAACAGTCTCCTGAAACGGACCGAAACCCGTCACCACCCCGAGACAAGGCTGATAGAGAGGAAGATGTTGACGCCATTGGAGACACCATTTACAGCAAAAACTGGCTTTTCAGCACTCTGACTCGTCTTGTCAAT ATGGTCACTGaacattcagaggtggactctGAAGGTCAGATGCAGCTTGCTgctgatgatgaggaggatCTATGTAGAGTCTGGGATATGGCAATGGATAAG GATGTTGCAGGTTTTCTGCAGGAATTCAAAGCCACCGACATCCTTCTAGGTGTGATAGCTAAATCACGCTGTCCACGTCTCACA GAAATTTGTGTTGGAATACTTGGGAACATTGCCTGCTTTCCTGAAACTTGTCTGACTCTTAGCCAAAATGAAGACTTGGG TGCTGTGCTGTTGCTTCTTCTCGGTGAACCAGATCCTCCCACCCTTCTAGAAACAAGCAG ATTGCTGCTGACCTGTTTGTCTCAGAAAGATGTCTGTTCCCTGTGGCTTCAGCGAATACGACAGGAGACATCTGTGCTCTTCAACCTCTGTTTTATCATGTTCTGTTCCACCAACA CTGACCTGCTGGAGAAGGTTGGAGAGCTGGTTGACAAACTCTTTGACCTTGATGAAGAGCTGATGAAGAGTTGGATCACGGCTAAGCcaagtgaggaggaggagggagctAATGGTGACAGCCGTCAGGATCTGGCTTCATCCCTTCTTGAGGCAGCCAAGCAGCTGAG ATCACAGAGTCTGAATGGATTGGAGATTTATCTTCATGCCTTCCAACTCCTGACCACCACAGAGGAAGGCATTCAGACTTTTG CTGCCCCTGATGGACCTGGTGAAGTGGTGTGGGACTTTGTGTGTGACGTTGTATGTCAGGACCTCTGCCAGTCAGATGATCTCTCAGTTGTCTTGCAAGAGCAGAAGAGCATTTTGATTCAGGCGTTTGCTGTCCTGCAGGCACTTTACAGATGCCGGGATCAGTGGCATAACAGAAGTGATGCAA GCATTCCCCTTATTGGGACAGTTTTGCGGGTTCTTCAGTACCATAGTGATACTAAAAATGGTGACACCAGTAAAGAAGACACAACAGACGAACAGCTCCAAACTCTAGCAGAGATCACAGCTGAGTTTCTAGCCGACATCTGCGCTCAGATTCCCAAG gaaactGTGGCAGATTTGGTGAAGAAAGGTTATCTTACAGAGAAGACTTGTCTAACAGCAGCAGGCTGTTTAGCTCACAACTACAAGACTTCT TTTCAGCACCTGCAGTCCACGCTGTCAGAGACTGATCCCCGACTGGCAGACCTTGTGAGGGAACAGTTTCCTGTGTGA